From one Cucurbita pepo subsp. pepo cultivar mu-cu-16 chromosome LG17, ASM280686v2, whole genome shotgun sequence genomic stretch:
- the LOC111779361 gene encoding protein SHORT-ROOT-like — MDITLFTAKEAPTIFFSQSHDHRHRHRLHRVRFPNLAMQSSTSQSSEYSLDHSPPAAAGKWSSTLLNECARAISDKDSNKIHHLLWMLNELASPYGDSDQKLAYYFLQALFCRATETGLTCYKTLVTVSEKNYSFDSALKLILKFQEVSPWMTFGHVASNGAILEALERETKLHIIDISDTLCTQWPTLLESLATRNDDTPHLKLTVVSTTTKVKSLMKEIGQRMEKFARLMGVPFEFNPITNLNQLSDLENEALKVEEDEAIAINCNGALRTVKIEERNAVISMLKSLKPRVLTIVEEEADFISSKNKFLSCFDECLRFYTLYFEMLEESFEATSNEKLGLERECSRNIVRLLGCGNETELERELTSERREKGKQWSERLEERGFSSARFCDDVMDDVKALLKRYKPGWALMHRTGAIDTNRDEEEGGDDSSGIYLTWKEEPVVWISAWKP, encoded by the exons ATGGACATAACCCTTTTCACAGCCAAAGAAGCCCCCACAATCTTTTTCAGCCAAAGCCATGATCATCGTCATCGTCATCGTCTTCATCGTGTTCGGTTCCCCAATTTAGCCATGCAAAGCTCCACCAGCCAGTCGTCGGAGTACTCACTCGACCACTCTCCGCCCGCCGCTGCTGGAAAATGGTCCTCCACCCTTCTCAACGAGTGTGCTCGAGCTATCTCCGACAAAGACTCCAACAAAATCCACCATCTTCTTTGGATGTTGAACGAGCTCGCCTCCCCGTACGGCGACTCCGATCAGAAATTGGCTTATTACTTCTTGCAAGCTCTCTTTTGCAGAGCTACCGAAACCGGCCTCACTTGCTACAAAACCCTCGTCACCGTTTCCGAGAAGAATTACTCCTTCGACTCCGCTCTCAAGCTCATCCTCAAGTTTCAAGAG gTAAGTCCGTGGATGACATTCGGGCACGTGGCATCGAACGGAGCAATTCTCGAAGCTCTCGAGCGAGAAACGAAGCTACATATCATCGACATAAGCGACACCCTTTGCACCCAATGGCCAACACTATTAGAATCGCTAGCTACACGCAATGATGACACTCCACATCTCAAGCTCACGGTGgtatcaacaacaacaaaggtGAAGTCTTTAATGAAGGAAATAGGGCAAAGAATGGAGAAATTCGCAAGGCTAATGGGAGTCCCTTTCGAGTTCAATCCCATAACGAATCTTAACCAATTAAGCGACCTCGAGAACGAAGCTCTCAAagtagaagaagacgaagCCATCGCTATAAATTGCAATGGAGCTTTAAGAACGGTAAAAATCGAGGAGAGAAACGCTGTGATTTCAATGTTGAAATCGTTAAAGCCTCGAGTTTTGACaattgttgaagaagaagctgaTTTCATAAGCTCgaaaaataagtttttgaGCTGTTTCGATGAGTGTCTTAGATTTTACACGCTCTACTTCGAGATGTTGGAAGAGAGCTTTGAAGCAACGAGTAATGAGAAATTGGGTTTAGAAAGAGAGTGTTCGAGAAATATTGTGAGGCTCTTGGGGTGTGGTAATGAAACCGAACTCGAACGAGAGTTAACGAGcgagagaagagaaaagggaAAGCAATGGAGCGAAAGGCTTGAAGAACGAGGTTTTTCATCGGCTCGATTTTGTGACGATGTGATGGACGACGTTAAGGCTTTGCTCAAAAGGTATAAACCCGGTTGGGCGTTGATGCATCGGACCGGTGCTATCGACACGAAccgagatgaagaagaaggtggTGATGATTCGAGTGGAATTTATTTGACATGGAAGGAAGAACCAGTGGTGTGGATTTCAGCATGGAAACCCTAG
- the LOC111778220 gene encoding 60S ribosomal protein L38-like, which translates to MPKQINEIKDFLLTARRKDARSVKIKRSKDVVKFKVRCSKYLYTLCVFDSEKAEKLKQSLPPGLSVQDL; encoded by the exons ATG CCGAAGCAAATTAACGAGATCAAAGATTTCCTTCTCACTGCCAGAAGGAAGGATGCTCGCTCTGTGAAAATCAAGAGAAGCAAGGATGTGGTGAAGTTCAAAGTTCGATGCTCCAAGTATCTTTATACTCTCTGTGTTTTCGACTCCGAGAAGGCAGAAAAGTTGAAGCAGTCTCTTCCACCAG